A window of Thermoproteus sp. genomic DNA:
AGGTCTTCACGGCGTAGTCCATCAAGTCGCTGACCTCACGCGCAAAGTCTTGATCCGAAGGCAAGAGCCCGTGTTCCCCCTCGTGTTCATGTACGTGTCCCTCCTCGTCTTCTTCGGACATAGCTACCAACGTGAAGTTGATAAGTAGCTCCAACTGGTCGCTAGCGGCAATTCTCGTCAAATCGACCTCTATTTTCTTCCACTCCTCAAGCCCCAATTTAAGCTTCCCAACTCCCTGCACGTAGGCCTCCAAATATCGCTTTAAAAAGTTTATAGGGTCGCCCACCTCAAATCTGCGCTGAGATACAAGCCCGACGTGGACATATGTGATGGGGCCGCCGGGATTTGAACCCGGGACCTCCCGGTCTCCGAGCTCGCTACCTATCAGCGTCACCGGACGTATGTCCACGGGCGCTCCACCTAGCTAAGCTACGGCCCCGGCGTATTAGGAACAAGGCAAATTTAAGCTTTCCGCATCTTGGGGGTTGGGGTTAATTAGTAGGTACCCTCCATTTTCCATGCAACGTCTGCTGGAGCCCGACGCCCGCGATGCAGCGGCGTTTTTAAATACATACAAAAAGAGGGGGCTCATCGCGATTTTCTGCCTCTGCGAGGGCAAATACGAGGGCAGAGCCGCCGCCGAGTTGCCGAAAGCTCCCTATCTGGTCATATTGAAGCCAGACGGGTCTCTGTTGGTCCACGGCGCCGAGAAGTCGACGCCGCTTATATGGAATCCGCCTGGCTCTTCCAACATGGCGTTGGTACAAGACGGAGCGCTCGTGCTTAAGTCTCTGAGGTCTAAACCTGCCGAGACCGTCGTCCTCAAGGTGGATAAGATCTATGAAGTCGTCCTCTTCGATGCGGGGAGCCTCTCAGTCTACCTCCAGGGGTCTGAACGTGACGTAGTCCAGGCGCTGGTAAGAAAGCCGGAGGTAATAGAGCCTGGGTTCAAAGTAGTGGGGGTGGAGGTGCCGGTAGAGACAGGACATATAGACATCTTGGGCGTAGATAGAGAAGGGAGATATGTAGTCGTTGAGGTTAAACGAGATGTCGCCGACCACCACGCGGTATTTCAGTTGAAGCGCTATGTAGAGACCGTCTCTAAGACGTATGGAAAGGCAAGAGGCATATTGGTAGCCGCCGATATAACCACATCAGCCTTTCACTATCTTAGAGAGCATGGCCTAGAGTTCATCAAGATAAAGCCAAGAGAGTTGATAGAACAACTTTTAAATAGGAGCGACTTCTAGGTTACATCTGTGGATTTTCACGAATAATCTACTTGTAATACTTATATTATTCATATTATTCGATGCTTATATAGGTAAATTTTCTACTATTAAAATAATATGTTAATTTTCTTAAAAGGGCTAAAATATCTATGTTTTTTGTTTTCCATATTTGAAAAGGCTTGGTTTCTTCGCTACAATCAGCCAAAATCCCGTCTTTTAAATTAATATCGACATATAGATATGTATTGGGTGCTTGTGGATAGGAGGGGCGGACGGGTGTTGGTCACCGGACGCCCCTCTGATGTCGACACACTGAAGGACTTAGGGTGGGACGTGGAGTATGAGGCCGAGCGTTGGGATGAGGCATATGAGGCTGCCCTGCTGTTGGCAGATGAGGAGGACTACGTAGTCGAGTGGTACCTAGAGGAGGAGGTCAGTGAAAAGAAGAGGCGGCTAGTAAGCCTTAAGAACGTCTAGGAGAATCTCGGCGCCTTTTATTGCAAGAGACCGCGGTATTACTAGCGGAGGCGCGACTCTAACTGTCGAGAAGCCGGCGCCTATTACGGCGAGGCCGCGCTTAAAGCTTTTAACTAACACCTCGTCTAGGTACTTCGCGGGCTTCTTCTTTTCGTCCAGAAGCTCTATGCCTATCATCAGCCCGAGTCCCCTCACGTCGTGCTTCTTGCCTGCCTCCTCTACAAATATCTTTTTCAGCTCCTCGCCGAGGCGATACGCATGTTCCAACAGGCCCTCCTCCTCTATCACCTCGATGGTAGCTAGGGCGGCTGAAGCCGCCACCGGATTTCCGCCAAAGGTATTGGCATGCGAGCCCTTAGGTAGAGACATCACCTCAGCTCTGCCTATTATCGCCCCCATGGGGAGGCCAGACGCAATGGCCTTGGCTGTGGCTATTATGTCGGGCTCCACGCCGAAGTGCTCTATGGCGAACCAACGCCCAGTCCTCCCGAAGCCGCTTTGCACTTCGTCGACGGCCAGCAAGATCCCGTAGTCCCTTGTGATTTCCCTAAGCCCCCGCATGAAGCCCACGGGGGGCACCACGTATCCGCCCTCGCCCTGTATGGGCTCTATCAGCACAGCGGCGACCTCGTCAGGGCTCACCAGCCTCTTAAACACCCACTCCTCTATGAACTCCAGCGCATATTGGCCGCACTCCTCTGGGTCTTTCGCCTTGAAGGGACAGTGGACCGGGTGTGGATACGGCACATGTACCACGTTGGGCATCATAGGCGAGAAGGCCCTTCTGTGTATTGGTTTGGAGGCAGAGAGCGACATCGAGGCATAGGTCCTGCCGTGGAAAGCCCCGTAGAACGAAATTATGTAGGGTCTCTGGCCCTTGAAGTAGCCCCTAGCTATCTTGACGAGCCCCTCTATGGACTCCGTGCCGCTGTTGGTGAAGAAGACCTTCTTCTGGCCCGATATGGGCGATATTGAGACCAGCCTCTCGGCTAGCCTAACTGCCACCTCGTAGTAGAAATCGGTCAGAGAGTAGTGGAGGAACAGCTCGGACTGTCGCCGAATGGCCTCAACGACTTTGGGGTGGGCATGGCCCGTCGCGGTTACCGCTATGCCCGCGTTATAGTCGATATATAAGTTCCCGTCGACGTCTTCGACCACAGGGCCGTAGCCCCTCGCGATGACTAGAGGGTACCACCTCACGAAGGACTGCATCAATACGGCCTCGTCCCGCTTGATGACCTCAAGGGCCTTGGGCCCCGGCGGCTCCACCTTAATGAGCGGGACCTTGTCGGGGTCTATGGGCCAGTGCCATTTGGGCGGCATGTCTATATGTAATTACATCTATTAAAGTTATATAGTCCTATTTAGTCAACTGGCTCCTAAGTCCTCATCGGGAGGCCCTCGGCAACCCAGCCCCTATCACCGAACTCCTCTACTCAAGGATTTTTAAGCTCATTTCGAAGAACCTCATATGGCCGCACTCGAGGCGAGAAACCTCCACGTGTCCGTTGAAGGCAAGAAGATACTTAAAGGTGTCTCTCTTACTGTCAAATCCGGTGAGGTGGTCGCGCTGATGGGGCCTAACGGCTCGGGGAAGTCCACATTGTTCCAGACGATAGCCGGTAATCCCAAATACGAGGTGGTTGACGGCGACATTCTGCTCGACGGCGCCTCGATAAAAGGACTCGCGCCTGAGGAGCGTTTCGCCAAGGGCATATTTGTGGGCTTCCAGTCGCCGATAGCCGTGCCCGAGGTACGATTCGCCTTTTTGATTCAAGCGATGTTAAACAAAAAGGCCGGCAAGAAGATGGGAGACGTTAACCCCAGATTGGCCGAGGCCTATAAGCTGGCCGCAGAGCTGGGCCTCAAACAAGATGTCTTCAATAGGGGCATTGGCGCCGGCTTTAGCGGCGGGGAGTTCAAGAGGGCGGAGGTCCTCCTAGCTCTCATGGTCAAGCCAGCCATAGCCGTATTAGACGAGCCCGATTCGGGCCTCGATGTGGACGGAATGGCGGCTGTCAGCAAGGCGCTTTTAAGACTCGTAGAGGGGGGCACTGGCGTTTTAATCTCGACTCACTACGCTAGGATATTAAAGTTCCTGGAGCCCAATAGAGTCTATGTGATGTATGACGGCAGGTTGGTGTTGGAGGGAGGGCCCGATATAGTTAGAAAGGTGGAGGAGGCGGGCTACGAGCGGCTGTTTAAGGACTTTGGAGTTTCCTAGCGTTTTCTCTCGCCTTCTGTCTCAGAGAAATCGGAAGACATTTAGACCAGAAACGAGGTGGGACTCATGGAGAGAGAAGTTTCGGGTGTCCAGAGCTTAATGGCTGAAGCTGAGTCGGCCTCTGAGGTTTTAGGCGTGGCTAAGCCGGTGCCTTACACAGTGGAGTTGAAGGGCAGGATAACCAAGGACATGATAGAAGAAATAAGCAGGCTCAAAGGGGAGCCGGATTGGATGAGGAGGTTACGGTTGAGGATGCTCGAACTCTTCGAGAAGTTGCCCACGCCTAAATGGGTTAGAGGAGTCGGCGAGATAGATCTAGAGGCCTTGGTGCATTACGCCAAGCCCCAGACGGTGGCCGCTCGTAGCTGGGACGAACTGCCCAAAGAGATTAGAGAGTATTACGAGAAGCTGGGACTTCCGGAGATGGAGGCCAAGGCCCTCCTGGGCCTTGCCACACAATTCGACAGCGAAATAGTCTATTTCAACTTCAAGAAGAAGCTTGAGGAGAAAGGCGTAGTGATGCTACCCATGGAGGAGGCCGTGAGGAGATATCCCGACTTGGTCAAACAGTACTTCATGCGGGTCTTTCCAGCCGAACATAAATTCGCAGCGCTTCACGGCGCCTTGTGGTCCGGCGGCACTTTTATCTACGTGCCGCCTGGCGTGAAGATAGAACAGCCCCTCGAGACCTTCTTCCTCATAGGAAGCTCTATGGAGAGCCAAATGGAGCATAGCATAGTGGTAGCCGATAGAGGCGCCTACGTCCATTGGATAGAGGCATGTTCGGCCCCCAGGCTTCTGAAGTACAGCTTCCACAACGGCATGGTGGAGGGCTATGTCCACGAGGGCGGGAACCTCAAAATAACTACAGTACAGAACTGGTCTCGCGATATAGTCAACTTCAACAACAAGAGGGCCGTGGCCGAGGCGGGGGCGCACATGCAGTGGGTAGAAGGCTCTATCGGCAGCAAGACGACCTACACCTTCCCCTCGACTATACTCAAAGGCGAGGGGGCCTCGACGGAGATATACGGCATAACTGCCGCTAACGGCGGGTTGTGGAAGGAGAACGGCGCTAAGGTCTGGCACCTGGCGCCCAACACTAAAAGTAGGATAGTAAACAAGAGCATATCGGCGCGGGGAGGGACTTCTGTATATCGCGGAATGGTCTACGTGGCCAAGGGAGCCAAATACGCGAGGAGCCACGTCCAGTGCGACGCGTTGGTGCTAGACGGCGATTCGGCCAACATAACGATACCCCACGACCAAGTGTTCGAGGAGACCGCAGTGGTTACGCACG
This region includes:
- a CDS encoding acetyl ornithine aminotransferase family protein, with translation MPPKWHWPIDPDKVPLIKVEPPGPKALEVIKRDEAVLMQSFVRWYPLVIARGYGPVVEDVDGNLYIDYNAGIAVTATGHAHPKVVEAIRRQSELFLHYSLTDFYYEVAVRLAERLVSISPISGQKKVFFTNSGTESIEGLVKIARGYFKGQRPYIISFYGAFHGRTYASMSLSASKPIHRRAFSPMMPNVVHVPYPHPVHCPFKAKDPEECGQYALEFIEEWVFKRLVSPDEVAAVLIEPIQGEGGYVVPPVGFMRGLREITRDYGILLAVDEVQSGFGRTGRWFAIEHFGVEPDIIATAKAIASGLPMGAIIGRAEVMSLPKGSHANTFGGNPVAASAALATIEVIEEEGLLEHAYRLGEELKKIFVEEAGKKHDVRGLGLMIGIELLDEKKKPAKYLDEVLVKSFKRGLAVIGAGFSTVRVAPPLVIPRSLAIKGAEILLDVLKAY
- the sufB gene encoding Fe-S cluster assembly protein SufB, which translates into the protein MAEAESASEVLGVAKPVPYTVELKGRITKDMIEEISRLKGEPDWMRRLRLRMLELFEKLPTPKWVRGVGEIDLEALVHYAKPQTVAARSWDELPKEIREYYEKLGLPEMEAKALLGLATQFDSEIVYFNFKKKLEEKGVVMLPMEEAVRRYPDLVKQYFMRVFPAEHKFAALHGALWSGGTFIYVPPGVKIEQPLETFFLIGSSMESQMEHSIVVADRGAYVHWIEACSAPRLLKYSFHNGMVEGYVHEGGNLKITTVQNWSRDIVNFNNKRAVAEAGAHMQWVEGSIGSKTTYTFPSTILKGEGASTEIYGITAANGGLWKENGAKVWHLAPNTKSRIVNKSISARGGTSVYRGMVYVAKGAKYARSHVQCDALVLDGDSANITIPHDQVFEETAVVTHEATASRISEEKLMYLRARGFTEDEAKASIVLGFVSDVVKDLPFEYAVVLQRVLELEFSKLGRVG
- the nucS gene encoding endonuclease NucS, whose translation is MQRLLEPDARDAAAFLNTYKKRGLIAIFCLCEGKYEGRAAAELPKAPYLVILKPDGSLLVHGAEKSTPLIWNPPGSSNMALVQDGALVLKSLRSKPAETVVLKVDKIYEVVLFDAGSLSVYLQGSERDVVQALVRKPEVIEPGFKVVGVEVPVETGHIDILGVDREGRYVVVEVKRDVADHHAVFQLKRYVETVSKTYGKARGILVAADITTSAFHYLREHGLEFIKIKPRELIEQLLNRSDF
- the sufC gene encoding Fe-S cluster assembly ATPase SufC, which produces MAALEARNLHVSVEGKKILKGVSLTVKSGEVVALMGPNGSGKSTLFQTIAGNPKYEVVDGDILLDGASIKGLAPEERFAKGIFVGFQSPIAVPEVRFAFLIQAMLNKKAGKKMGDVNPRLAEAYKLAAELGLKQDVFNRGIGAGFSGGEFKRAEVLLALMVKPAIAVLDEPDSGLDVDGMAAVSKALLRLVEGGTGVLISTHYARILKFLEPNRVYVMYDGRLVLEGGPDIVRKVEEAGYERLFKDFGVS